A DNA window from Salvelinus alpinus chromosome 39, SLU_Salpinus.1, whole genome shotgun sequence contains the following coding sequences:
- the LOC139566844 gene encoding secreted frizzled-related protein 2-like, protein MNYYILSLIWAITLPACMAVHGLYNFGQPELFFKKNNCKPIPANLLLCHDIEYTEMRLPNLLGHETMNEVLQQASSWIPLVQKQCHPDTRKFLCSLFAPVCLHDLDEPIQPCRSLCESVKHGCAPVMSAFGFPWPDMLDCERFPQDNDLCIPPADIDYFMPVTKEVPRVCDACKEKEENDNEIVDNLCKNDFALKIKVKEISYMNGDTKIVPETKSKTIYKLSGVTERDLRKTVLWLKDGLQCVCDEMNDINASYLVMGQKMDGHLVITSLKRWQRGQREFKRISRSIRKLQC, encoded by the exons ATGAATTACTACATTCTGTCCTTAATATGGGCGATAACATTACCTGCGTGCATGGCCGTCCACGGATTATACAATTTCGGTCAGCCCGAGTTATTCTTCAAAAAGAATAACTGCAAGCCCATCCCGGCCAATCTTCTCTTGTGCCATGATATCGAATACACCGAGATGCGCCTCCCGAATCTTCTCGGGCACGAGACCATGAACGAGGTTTTGCAGCAAGCCTCTTCGTGGATTCCACTGGTCCAGAAGCAGTGTCACCCCGACACGAGGAAGTTTCTTTGCTCTCTCTTTGCACCGGTGTGTCTGCACGATTTGGACGAGCCTATCCAGCCGTGCAGGTCGTTGTGCGAGAGCGTCAAACACGGTTGCGCACCGGTGATGTCCGCGTTCGGGTTCCCGTGGCCAGATATGCTTGACTGCGAGCGCTTCCCCCAAGACAATGACCTGTGTATCCCTCCAGCGGACATCGATTATTTCATGCCAGTCACCAAAGAAG TGCCCAGAGTGTGTGACGCCTGCAAGGAAAAGGAGGAAAATGACAATGAAATAGTTGACAACCTTTGCAAAAACGACTTCG CCCTGAAGATCAAGGTAAAGGAGATCTCCTACATGAACGGCGACACCAAGATCGTGCCCGAGACCAAGAGCAAGACCATCTACAAGCTGAGCGGCGTGACGGAGCGCGACCTGCGCAAGACGGTGCTCTGGCTCAAGGAtggcctgcagtgtgtgtgcgaCGAGATGAACGACATCAACGCCTCCTACCTGGTCATGGGCCAGAAGATGGATGGCCACCTGGTCATCACCTCGCTCAAGCGCTGGCAGCGGGGCCAGCGTGAGTTCAAGAGGATCTCACGCAGCATCCGCAAGCTGCAGTGCTGA